The following coding sequences lie in one Arachis ipaensis cultivar K30076 chromosome B03, Araip1.1, whole genome shotgun sequence genomic window:
- the LOC107632434 gene encoding bidirectional sugar transporter NEC1-like translates to MGSRLLLLGRIRSSVLSDSHWGLGVRLERLLERERVGLRSGERWFTSQNYKGNAYSNYIISLLFTDSLCFVLIIGNIVSFMVFLAPLPTFYTIYKNKSSEGFQSIPYVVALLSAMLLLYYGYLKTNAILIITINCIGCVIEVAYLLMYIIYAPRKHKISTLWMMLGADVGGLGITMIITTFIVRGDKRVHAVGWICAIFNIAVFAAPLSIMVTLYTYFHIQLLIFNTFTFNKHYTFFISIFLHELQRRVIKTKSVEYMPFSLSLFLTLCATMWFFYGLFDKDYYIMLPNVLGFLFGFAQMALYLIYKNANNKIENNIPEQQPEWGITVHTAHHDCDGNKTNFPSEMEMKDNDQV, encoded by the exons ATGGGGTCGCGACTTCTTCTTCTGGGGCGTATCCGTTCCTCGGTGCTCTCCGACTCGCATTGGGGGCTCGGCGTGCGCCTCGAACGGCTTCTTGAACGGGAACGGGTGGGGCTCCGCTCTGGGGAGCGTTG GTTTACATCACAAAATTATAAGGGTAATGCCTATAGTAATTATATTATTTCGTTATTATTTACTGATTCCCTCTGTTTTGTTCTTATCATAGGTAACATTGTCTCATTCATGGTGTTCTTAGCACCCTT GCCAACCTTCTATACAATATACAAGAACAAATCATCTGAAGGATTTCAATCAATCCCATATGTGGTTGCACTTCTAAGTGCAATGTTACTGTTATATTATGGTTACCTTAAGACCAATGCAATTTTGATCATCACCATCAACTGTATTGGATGTGTTATAGAAGTTGCATACCTTCTCATGTATATTATATATGCTCCCAGGAAGCACAAG ATTTCTACCTTGTGGATGATGCTTGGTGCTGATGTGGGTGGTCTTGGCATAACCATGATAATCACCACTTTCATTGTGAGAGGTGACAAACGTGTTCATGCAGTTGGTTGGATCTGCGCCATTTTCAACATTGCAGTGTTTGCTGCACCCTTAAGTATCATGGTAACTTTATATACATATTTTCATATTCAATTATTAATCTTCAACACTTTCACTTTCAATAAACATTATACATTTTTTATTAGCATCTTCTTGCATGAATTGCAGAGGAGGGTGATAAAGACTAAAAGTGTAGAGTACATGCCATTTTCTTTGTCCTTGTTTCTTACCCTCTGTGCTACCATGTGGTTTTTCTATGGACTATTCGACAAGGATTATTACATCATG CTTCCTAATGTGCTAGGATTTTTGTTTGGTTTCGCTCAAATGGCCTTATACCTCATATACAAGAATGCAAATAACAAAATTGAGAACAATATTCCGGAGCAACAACCAGAATGGGGAATCACAGTGCACACTGCACACCATGATTGTGATGGCAACAAAACCAATTTCCCTTCAGAGATGGAAATGAAAGATAATGATCAAGTTTGA
- the LOC107629465 gene encoding protochlorophyllide-dependent translocon component 52, chloroplastic gives METMISFSAPSFLHIPTPHEPTTPPLRKSMFFSTTTTTNTTTQVTNSPLLSIVHGNKSKSKLFTALSPSPLTESSNTPEAETEVESKGEKFDWYSQWYPVMPICDLDKRAPHGKKVLGIDVVVWWDRNESAWKVFDDACPHRLAPLSEGRIDQWGRLQCVYHGWCFNGSGDCKLIPQAPPDAPPFHTFKKACVAAYPSTVQSGILWFWPNSDPQYKDILERKKPPYIPEIDDPSYTSLMGNRDIPYGYEVLIENLMDPAHVPYAHYGIMRTQKPKVKVDREGGRPLELAIEKLDVNGFLAEQGWSKSKFMPPCVFYAYSHDQPAPSGENQKSSKQKKFSLIFVCIPVSPGKSRLIWCFPRNFGLWMDKIVPRWFFHVGQNLILDSDLYLLHVEEYKLMDVGSANWAKACFVPTKSDALVVGFRKWLNKYAGGQVDWRGKYSGVLAPTPPREQLFDRYWSHVVNCRSCNLAYKSLNVAEVALQIICVASIGIVAAMKQGTMSTFTRSSMVVVAVLSFALSRWLAHFIYKNFRYHDYNHAFR, from the exons ATGGAAACTATGATATCTTTCTCTGCTCCTTCATTTCTTCACATCCCAACACCGCATGAACCAACAACCCCACCACTTAGGAAATCCATGTTCTTCagcactactactactactaatacTACTACTCAAGTAACCAATTCACCATTACTCTCTATAGTTCATGGAAACAAATCAAAATCCAAGCTTTTCACTGCCTTGTCACCATCTCCATTGACAGAATCCAGCAACACACCTGAGGCTGAGACGGAAGTTGAATCAAAGGGAGAGAAGTTTGATTGGTACTCTCAGTGGTATCCAGTGATGCCAATATGTGACCTTGACAAGAGGGCACCCCACGGGAAGAAAGTTTTGGGGATTGATGTGGTTGTGTGGTGGGATAGGAATGAGAGTGCATGGAAGGTGTTTGATGATGCATGCCCTCACAGATTGGCACCTTTGTCTGAGGGAAGGATCGATCAATGGGGCAGATTGCAGTGTGTCTACCATGGTTGGTGTTTTAATGGCTCTGGGGACTGTAAGCTCATTCCTCAGGCACCCCCTGATGCTCCTCCG TTTCATACCTTCAAAAAAGCATGTGTAGCCGCATACCCAAGTACCGTGCAGAGTGGTATCTTGTGGTTTTGGCCAAATTCTGATCCTCAATATAAAGATATTCTTGAAAGAAAGAAACCCCCATACATACCAGAGATTGATGATCCCTCATACACTAGCTTGATGGGAAACAGAGATATTCCTTATGG CTATGAGGTGCTGATAGAGAACCTTATGGACCCTGCACATGTTCCGTACGCACATTATGGAATAATGCGTACGCAGAAACCAAAAG TGAAAGTTGATAGAGAAGGAGGCAGGCCACTAGAATTGGCAATTGAAAAGTTAGATGTCAACGGTTTTTTAGCAGAGCAGGGTTGGAGCAAAAGCAAATTCATGCCGCCATGCGTATTTTATGCATATAGCCATGATCAACCAGCCCCATCCGGTGAAAATCAG AAGTCATCAAAACAGAAGAAATTTTCCTTAATCTTTGTTTGCATTCCGGTTAGTCCTGGTAAAAGCAGACTGATATGGTGCTTCCCACGAAACTTTGGACTGTGGATGGACAAAATTGTGCCGCGGTGGTTTTTTCATGTTGGACAAAACCTTATTCTAGATTCAGATTTATATCTTCTTCATGTTGAG GAATACAAACTTATGGATGTTGGTTCAGCGAACTGGGCGAAAGCCTGTTTCGTGCCAACAAAGTCAGATGCACTTGTGGTCGGTTTTAGAAAGTGGCTAAACAAGTATGCAGGTGGGCAAGTTGATTGGAGAGGTAAATACAGTGGAGTTCTTGCGCCAACGCCACCCAGGGAGCAGCTTTTTGACAGGTATTGGTCGCATGTGGTGAACTGCCGGAGCTGCAACCTTGCATATAAGAGCCTCAATGTGGCTGAAGTGGCGCTTCAGATCATATGTGTTGCTTCAATAGGGATTGTTGCTGCAATGAAGCAGGGAACCATGTCTACATTCACAAGAAGTTCAATGGTTGTGGTTGCAGTGCTCTCATTCGCCTTGTCTCGTTGGCTAGCTCACTTCATATACAAGAATTTCCGTTATCATGATTACAACCATGCATTCCGCTGA
- the LOC107629467 gene encoding uncharacterized protein LOC107629467 isoform X1, producing the protein MERNPPYHFLFIILGISLATMAPLFFYTLYFNSQHFIIYPMTLPILFTTFMSSPPSLELPTNYSQPLDVTTSHNFTKVCDLNTPTIMHNMDDEELFLKASMVQGIQDYFPKNKANIVPKVAFMFLVKGALPLAPLWERFFKGHKGFYSIYLHQHPSFNETLPPDSVFFGRKFPSKPTSWGLSSLVDAERRLLANALLDSSNQRFVLLSESCIPLFGFKAIYDYLMNTNLSFLESYDMSGRPGTGRYHPKMWPIVNITNFRKGSQWFEVKRDIAIEIVKDTKYIPLFKKYCVPLPHGICFCDEHYLPTLLQMLHYKMNAKRSITWVDWSIAEGPHPREIGSSSYNITYEFLNKIRFGSKCVYNGNTTNMCFLFARKFLPSALEPLLRVSPLLFGIDP; encoded by the exons ATGGAGCGAAACCCACCATATCATTTTCTCTTCATTATACTTGGCATATCACTAGCAACAATGGCACCATTATTCTTCTACACCTTATACTTCAATTCACAACACTTTATTATATATCCCATGACACTTCCAATATTATTCACAACATTTATGTCATCACCACCTTCATTAGAATTACCAACAAATTATTCACAACCGTTAGATGTAACTACATCACATAATTTCACCAAAGTGTGTGATTTGAATACACCAACAATCATGCACAACATGGACGATGAAGAGTTGTTCCTCAAAGCAAGTATGGTCCAAGGAATCCAAGATTATTTTCCTAAGAACAAAGCTAATATTGTTCCAAAGGTGGCATTCATGTTCTTGGTGAAAGGTGCATTGCCATTAGCACCATTGTGGGAGAGATTCTTCAAAGGACACAAAGGGTTCTACTCCATTTACTTGCATCAACATCCTTCTTTCAATGAAACCTTGCCTCCGGATTCTGTTTTCTTTGGAAGAAAATTCCCTAGCAag CCAACTTCATGGGGCTTGTCATCACTTGTAGATGCTGAGAGGCGTCTTCTTGCTAATGCACTTCTTGATTCATCCAACCAACGCTTTGTTCTTCTCTCAGAATCATGCATTCCATTGTTTGGTTTCAAAGCAATCTATGACTATCTCATGAACACAAACCTTAGCTTCTTAGAATCATATGATATGTCTGGAAGACCGGGAACCGGAAGATACCATCCAAAAATGTGGCCAATCGTTAACATAACAAATTTTCGAAAGGGGTCTCAATGGTTTGAAGTGAAGCGTGACATTGCAATTGAAATAGTGAAAGACACTAAGTACATCCCTTTGTTTAAGAAGTATTGTGTTCCACTTCCACATGGGATATGCTTTTGTGATGAACATTATTTGCCCACACTTTTGCAAATGTTGCACTACAAGATGAACGCAAAACGTAGCATCACTTGGGTGGATTGGTCAATTGCTGAAGGCCCTCACCCAAGAGAAATTGGTTCAAGTAGTTATAACATTACTTATGAGTTTTTGAACAAAATTAGGTTTGGATCAAAGTGTGTTTACAATGGAAACACCACCAACATGTGTTTCCTCTTTGCTAGAAAGTTTCTTCCAAGTGCATTAGAGCCTTTGCTTAGGGTGTCTCCTTTGTTGTTTGGTATTGATCCTTAG
- the LOC110262445 gene encoding plastidic glucose transporter 4-like produces the protein MVGFIYEDVEDLLPANNVPGKSSGTVLPFVGVACLGATLFGYHLGYGFSYSFYSADNWIYTAAYLESVLPSKVVNGALEYLAKDLGITENTVLQGWIVSSLLAGATVGSFTGGALADKFGRTRTFQLDAIPLAVGAFLCATAQSIQTMIVGRLLAGIGIGVTSAIVIPYNEQISPTEIRGALGSVNQLFICIGILAALVAARVSDAEKAIKTLYGKERVASVMHDLTAASQGSSEPEARWFDLFSSRYRKVVSVGAALFLFQKFAGINAVVYYSTSVFRSAGIASDIAASALVGTVIASSLMDKQGRKSLLITSFTGMVIVFLILYLSKA, from the exons atGGTTGGATTTATTT ATGAAGATGTTGAAGATCTTCTCCCTGCTAATAATGTTCCTGGAAAATCTTCTGGGACTGTCTTGCCCTTTGTTGGTGTTGCTTGCCTTGGAGCCACTTTATTCGGTTATCATCTTGGGTATGGATTTTCATATTCATTTTACTCTGCAGATAACTGGATTTATACTGCAGCATATCTAGAATCTGTATTGCCATCAAA GGTGGTAAATGGAGCTCTTGAGTACCTGGCCAAGGATCTTGGTATTACTGAGAACACTGTACTACAAG GATGGATTGTCAGCTCTCTACTTGCTGGCGCCACTGTGGGTTCATTCACTGGTGGAGCATTGGCTGACAAATTCGGCCGAACTAGGACCTTTCAGTTAGATGCAATTCCACTAGCAGTTGGAGCATTTCTTTG TGCTACAGCTCAAAGCATTCAGACGATGATTGTTGGCCGCTTGCTAGCTGGTATAGGAATCGGTGTTACATCTGCAATT GTAATTCCTTACAATGAACAGATTTCTCCAACTGAAATTCGCGGTGCACTTGGATCTGTTAATCAACTTTTTATATGTATTGGGATTCTTGCAGCACTAGTAGCCG CAAGGGTATCTGATGCAGAGAAAGCAATTAAAACACTTTATGGAAAAGAAAGAGTTGCTTCGGTTATGCATGACTTAACAGCAGCAAGTCAAGGTTCTTCTGAACCTGAAGCAAGATGGTTTGATCTTTTTAGTAGCAGGTATCGGAAAG TTGTCAGTGTTGGAGCAGCACTTTTCTTGTTTCAGAAGTTTGCTGGAATTAATGCTGTGGTGTATTATTCGACTTCTGTTTTCCGCAGTGCTGGAATTGCTTCTGACATTGCAGCAAGTGCCCTTGTTG GCACTGTAATCGCTTCGTCCTTGATGGACAAACAAGGAAGGAAAAGTCTCCTTATCACAAGTTTTACCGGAATGGTAATAGTTTTTCTCATCTTATATCTGTCTAAGGCCTAA
- the LOC107629467 gene encoding plastidic glucose transporter 4-like isoform X2 has translation MIVKAVSMLLLSLSFTWSVLAPYSGTLAVLGTVAYVLSFSLGAGPVPALLLPEIFASRIRAKAISLSLGTHWISNFVIGLYFLSVVNNFGITSVYLGFSTVCILAVLYVSGNVVETKGRSLEEIERALSPAS, from the exons ATGATTGTAAAG GCTGTTTCTATGTTGCTTCTTTCTCTGTCTTTCACTTGGAGTGTCCTTGCACCATACTCTGGTACCCTTGCAGTGCTTGGAACTGTCGC CTATGTGTTATCCTTTTCTCTTGGTGCTGGTCCTGTGCCTGCTCTTCTTCTACCTGAGATATTTGCCTCGAGAATCAGAGCTAAAGCGATCTCTTTGTCCTTAGGCACACATTGG ATCTCCAACTTTGTGATTGGACTGTATTTCCTAAGTGTTGTAAACAATTTTGGAATCACCAGTGTGTACTTGGGGTTCTCAACTGTGTGTATTCTTGCTGTATTGTACGTATCTGGTAATGTTGTGGAAACAAAGGGTCGTTCATTAGAAGAAATAGAACGTGCTCTTAGCCCTGCATCTTAA
- the LOC107629464 gene encoding uncharacterized protein LOC107629464 — MKDSHSHPSSSAAAATTAAEPIAQNMIKLISNLCFSVFVFSVLIFTVIAITYQPPDPWLQSAPALTTLFTQSENATFHIDTSIIKTGEDISPSPQDPPLPFPSQSAAAPAVTEAVIEKAEERIANLTPPLASPADSDDAVGVVRGPCADAAASGTLNCSDPRVLIAVERFNLRTFKSIAFFDYQTPVNGSTADECDVAWRFRNKREKSWRKYRDFRRFKLQLTDDCKYKVVHAGRWHSGSNARRNPALRPRNEGARSGANGKGKALPKISNRDDEINDTIPTLGSAINFRNGKYLYYSRGGDYCKGMNHYMWSFLCGLGEAMFLNRTFVMDLSVCLAATYNPSHKDEEGKDFRYYFDFEHLKEVASIVEEGEFVRDWKKWDKTHLKRNKVPVRKVVTHKATPMQLKKDKSTIIWRQFDAPEPENYWYRVCEGEAAKYIQRPWHALWKSKRLMNIVTEISGRMDWDFDAVHVVRGEKAQNKELWPHLDYDTSPDVLVEKLKGMIQPQRNLYIATNEPFYNYFDKLRPNYKVHLLDDYKELWGTTSEWYNETTLLNNGKPVEFDGYMRAAVDTEVFYRGKTHVETFYNLTKDCKDGVNTC, encoded by the coding sequence ATGAAGGACTCACACTCACACCCAAGCAGCTCCGCCGCCGCCGCCACCACGGCAGCGGAGCCAATAGCACAGAACATGATAAAGCTCATAAGCAACCTCTGTTTCTCTGTCTTCGTTTTCTCGGTCCTAATCTTCACCGTCATTGCCATTACCTACCAGCCACCAGACCCATGGCTCCAATCAGCGCCAGCACTCACTACTCTCTTCACCCAATCAGAAAATGCCACGTTTCACATCGACACTTCTATCATCAAAACCGGCGAGGATATTTCCCCTTCGCCACAGGATCCGCCGCTTCCCTTTCCTTCACAATCGGCCGCCGCTCCTGCCGTCACGGAGGCCGTCATCGAGAAGGCCGAGGAGCGGATCGCAAATTTAACCCCGCCGTTAGCTTCCCCTGCCGACTCTGATGACGCCGTCGGCGTCGTCCGCGGACCCTGCGCCGACGCAGCCGCCTCCGGAACCCTAAACTGCTCCGATCCTCGCGTCTTGATTGCAGTCGAGAGGTTCAACCTAAGGACTTTCAAGTCGATCGCGTTCTTTGATTACCAGACGCCGGTGAACGGCTCTACAGCCGACGAGTGCGACGTCGCGTGGCGGTTCCGGAACAAGAGGGAGAAGTCGTGGCGGAAGTACCGTGACTTCCGGCGGTTCAAGCTGCAGCTCACCGACGATTGTAAGTACAAGGTGGTGCACGCCGGCCGATGGCATTCAGGTAGCAATGCGCGGAGGAACCCGGCGCTCCGTCCGCGAAATGAAGGTGCTCGCAGTGGTGCCAACGGTAAGGGTAAGGCTTTGCCAAAAATTTCAAACCGTGATGATGAGATTAATGATACTATTCCTACTTTGGGATCCGCAATTAACTTTAGGAATGGCAAGTATCTGTATTATTCAAGGGGTGGGGATTATTGCAAAGGGATGAATCATTATATGTGGAGTTTCTTGTGTGGATTGGGTGAGGCTATGTTTTTGAATAGGACTTTTGTGATGGATTTGAGTGTTTGCTTAGCTGCAACATATAATCCTAGCCATAAGGATGAGGAAGGGAAGGATTTTCGGTATTATTTCGATTTCGAGCATCTGAAGGAGGTGGCTTCCATTGTGGAGGAAGGTGAGTTCGTGAGAGATTGGAAGAAGTGGGATAAGACCCATTTGAAGAGGAACAAGGTTCCTGTTAGGAAGGTTGTGACACACAAGGCGACTCCCATGCAGCTTAAGAAGGACAAGAGCACCATCATTTGGAGGCAGTTTGATGCGCCAGAGCCGGAGAATTACTGGTATAGAGTCTGCGAAGGCGAGGCTGCAAAGTATATTCAGAGGCCCTGGCATGCTTTGTGGAAGTCCAAGAGGTTGATGAATATTGTTACAGAGATCAGTGGAAGGATGGACTGGGATTTTGATGCAGTCCATGTGGTTCGAGGGGAGAAAGCTCAGAACAAGGAGCTGTGGCCTCATTTAGATTACGACACATCGCCGGATGTTCTTGTTGAGAAGCTGAAAGGAATGATCCAACCTCAGAGGAATTTGTATATTGCCACCAATGAGCCTTTCTACAATTACTTCGACAAGTTGAGACCCAACTACAAGGTCCATTTGCTTGATGATTATAAGGAACTGTGGGGAACTACGAGTGAGTGGTACAACGAAACCACACTTCTCAACAACGGAAAACCCGTCGAGTTTGATGGATACATGAGAGCTGCAGTCGATACAGAAGTCTTTTATCGTGGTAAGACACACGTGGAGACATTCTATAATTTGACTAAAGATTGCAAGGACGGCGTAAATACATGCTGA